A single Micromonospora luteifusca DNA region contains:
- a CDS encoding Mrp/NBP35 family ATP-binding protein, translating into MSAPVSTVEDAIQAALATVNDPEIRRPITELGMVRSATIAASGVVRVELLLTVAGCPLKDKLRNDITAAVAAVPGVTGVEIDFGVMSPEQRQSLQSQLRGGGATEEPVIPFAQPGSRTRVYAVASGKGGVGKSSVTVNLAAALAARGLSVGVVDADIYGHSVPRMLGTEARPTRVEDMIMPPQSHGVKVISIGMFTSGNAAVVWRGPMLHRALQQFLADVYWGDLDVLLLDLPPGTGDVAISLAQLLPNSEILIVTTPQTAAAEVAERAGAIALQTHQRVVGVIENMSWLELPDGSRMEIFGAGGGTAVAESLSRTIGAQVPLLGQIPLDTRVREAGDAGNPIVLAEPESPAAQALGTIADRLALRRESLLGKPLGLKPAGR; encoded by the coding sequence ATGTCAGCACCAGTGAGCACCGTCGAGGACGCGATCCAGGCCGCCCTGGCCACCGTCAACGACCCGGAGATCCGCCGGCCCATCACCGAGCTGGGCATGGTCCGCTCCGCCACGATCGCTGCCAGTGGCGTCGTACGGGTCGAGCTGCTGCTCACCGTCGCCGGCTGCCCGCTCAAGGACAAGCTGCGTAACGACATCACCGCAGCAGTCGCCGCGGTGCCCGGCGTGACCGGCGTCGAGATCGACTTTGGTGTGATGAGCCCCGAGCAGCGCCAGTCGTTGCAGTCGCAGCTGCGCGGTGGCGGCGCCACCGAGGAGCCGGTCATCCCGTTCGCCCAGCCCGGCTCCCGCACCCGCGTGTACGCGGTGGCCAGCGGCAAGGGTGGCGTCGGCAAGTCCAGCGTGACGGTCAACCTGGCGGCGGCGCTCGCCGCTCGTGGGCTCTCCGTCGGTGTGGTCGACGCGGACATCTACGGTCACTCGGTGCCCCGGATGCTCGGCACGGAGGCCCGGCCCACCCGCGTCGAAGACATGATCATGCCGCCGCAGTCGCACGGCGTGAAGGTGATCTCCATCGGCATGTTCACCTCTGGCAACGCCGCCGTGGTGTGGCGCGGCCCGATGCTGCACCGGGCGTTGCAGCAGTTCCTGGCCGACGTCTACTGGGGCGACCTGGACGTGCTCCTGCTCGACCTGCCTCCGGGCACGGGCGACGTGGCCATCTCGCTGGCCCAGTTGCTGCCCAACTCGGAGATCCTGATCGTCACCACCCCGCAGACCGCCGCCGCCGAGGTCGCGGAACGGGCCGGTGCGATCGCCCTGCAGACCCACCAGCGGGTGGTCGGCGTCATCGAGAACATGTCCTGGCTGGAGTTGCCGGACGGCTCCCGGATGGAGATCTTCGGCGCTGGCGGTGGTACGGCCGTCGCCGAGTCGCTGAGCCGGACCATCGGCGCGCAGGTGCCGCTGCTCGGTCAGATCCCGCTGGACACCCGGGTCCGCGAGGCTGGCGACGCCGGCAACCCGATCGTGCTGGCCGAACCGGAGTCCCCGGCCGCGCAGGCACTCGGCACGATCGCCGACCGGCTCGCGCTGCGCCGCGAGTCGCTGCTCGGCAAGCCGCTCGGCCTCAAGCCCGCCGGGCGCTGA
- a CDS encoding DUF1003 domain-containing protein — MAEQRRNERLDQPREPRGIKLPRFDAEAFGRWSEGIARGMGTANFIVVMTVVITIWFVWNTLAPPDLRFDPYTFTFLTLVLSLQASYAAPLILLAQNRQADRDRVALEEDRRRATAQKADTEYLAREIAALRIALGEVATRDFLRSELARLAEELDEMGQRRQRLERRQQEKDSRQEKRGQRPTDGVGLDEPRDDLDGDFVRDARPDGTGPRRSDG; from the coding sequence ATGGCTGAGCAGCGGCGGAACGAACGGCTCGACCAGCCCCGCGAGCCGCGGGGCATCAAACTCCCCCGGTTCGACGCGGAGGCGTTCGGCCGCTGGTCGGAGGGCATCGCCCGGGGCATGGGGACCGCGAACTTCATCGTCGTCATGACGGTGGTGATCACGATCTGGTTCGTCTGGAACACGTTGGCACCGCCGGACCTGCGCTTCGACCCGTACACCTTCACGTTCCTGACCCTGGTGCTGTCGTTGCAGGCCAGCTACGCGGCGCCGCTGATCCTGCTGGCGCAGAACCGGCAGGCGGACCGGGACCGGGTGGCCCTGGAGGAGGACCGGCGGCGAGCCACCGCCCAGAAGGCGGACACCGAGTACCTGGCCCGGGAGATCGCGGCACTGCGGATCGCCCTGGGCGAGGTCGCCACCCGCGACTTCCTCCGCTCCGAGCTGGCCCGGCTGGCCGAGGAACTGGACGAGATGGGGCAGCGCCGGCAGCGGCTGGAGCGCCGCCAGCAGGAGAAGGACAGCCGGCAGGAGAAACGTGGTCAACGGCCGACCGATGGCGTCGGCCTGGACGAACCACGCGACGACCTGGACGGCGACTTTGTCCGGGACGCCCGGCCGGACGGCACCGGGCCGCGCCGCTCGGACGGCTGA
- a CDS encoding magnesium transporter MgtE N-terminal domain-containing protein produces MSTPTRVYIARLAGVAVFDPNGDQVGRVRDAVARLRATKRPPEVVGLVAEMPMRRRIFLSINRITSIDADAVVLGSGTLNLRRFEKRPNELLVLQELLDRRVQIDPGGQPGAVVDIAMECTRGGEWSLTRVAVREQTGRLTRRGHLHQVEWDRVRGLSGIADNRGTANLLAVLEDMRPADLANALQDLPDARRNEVAAALDDERLADVLSELPEHDQVEILAALDRERAADVLEEMDPDDAADLLNELPPPEQDVLLDLMEPDEADPVRQLLKYTPGTAGSVMTSEPVILPPDATVAEALARIREPQLSPAVAAQVFVTRAPQNTPTGRYLGMVHFQALLREPPADLLGKVVVNDIDPLRPTTPLPEITRRMATYDLVAMPVIDRNNRLVGAVTVDDVLDHSLPRDWRDRDTLAAPGTTDATLDGADG; encoded by the coding sequence GTGAGCACGCCGACCCGGGTCTACATCGCCCGTCTCGCCGGAGTCGCCGTCTTCGACCCGAACGGCGATCAGGTGGGCCGGGTTCGTGACGCCGTGGCACGACTACGGGCGACCAAGCGACCACCGGAGGTGGTGGGCCTCGTCGCCGAGATGCCGATGCGTCGGCGGATCTTCCTGTCCATCAACCGGATCACCTCCATCGACGCGGACGCCGTGGTGCTCGGCTCCGGCACCCTCAACCTGCGCCGGTTCGAGAAGCGCCCGAACGAGTTGCTGGTGCTCCAGGAACTGTTGGACCGGCGGGTGCAGATCGACCCGGGCGGCCAGCCCGGCGCGGTCGTGGACATCGCGATGGAGTGCACCCGTGGTGGTGAGTGGTCGCTGACCCGTGTCGCCGTACGCGAGCAGACCGGGCGGCTCACCCGCCGCGGCCACCTGCACCAGGTCGAATGGGACCGGGTGCGCGGGCTCAGCGGCATCGCCGACAACCGGGGTACGGCGAATCTCCTCGCCGTCCTGGAGGACATGCGCCCGGCCGACCTGGCCAACGCGTTGCAGGACCTGCCCGACGCACGGCGTAACGAGGTGGCGGCCGCGCTGGACGACGAGCGACTCGCCGACGTGCTCAGCGAGTTGCCGGAGCACGACCAGGTGGAGATTCTCGCGGCGCTGGACCGGGAGCGGGCCGCGGACGTGCTGGAGGAGATGGACCCGGACGACGCCGCGGACCTGCTCAACGAGCTGCCCCCACCGGAGCAGGACGTGCTGCTGGACCTGATGGAGCCGGACGAGGCCGACCCGGTGCGTCAGCTCCTCAAGTACACGCCCGGCACGGCGGGCAGTGTGATGACCTCGGAGCCGGTGATCCTGCCGCCGGACGCCACCGTCGCCGAGGCGCTGGCCCGGATCCGGGAGCCACAGCTCTCCCCCGCCGTCGCCGCGCAGGTCTTCGTGACCCGGGCACCACAGAACACCCCGACCGGCCGCTACCTGGGCATGGTGCACTTCCAGGCGCTGCTGCGCGAACCGCCGGCGGACCTGCTGGGCAAGGTGGTGGTCAACGACATCGACCCGCTGCGCCCGACCACCCCGCTACCGGAGATCACCCGCCGCATGGCCACCTACGACCTGGTCGCCATGCCGGTGATCGACCGGAACAACCGGCTGGTCGGTGCCGTGACGGTGGACGACGTCCTGGACCACTCGCTGCCTCGGGACTGGCGGGACCGCGACACCCTGGCCGCCCCGGGCACCACCGACGCGACGCTGGACGGCGCGGATGGCTGA
- a CDS encoding O-methyltransferase translates to MLRTARSLALEVGLDAVTPGAGAALRLLAAAGNARAVVEIGTGTGVSGVWLLRGMRADGVLTTIDLEVEHQRIARRIFAEAGFAAGRTRIITGRALEVLPRLADGAYDLVFVDAEATGFHACVEAALRLLRPGGVLALNGVLASGRIGDPAARDAETVTVRETIKAVRESEHWIPALLPVGHGVLAAVKC, encoded by the coding sequence GTGCTCCGCACCGCCCGCAGCCTGGCCCTGGAGGTGGGCCTCGACGCGGTCACCCCCGGCGCGGGAGCCGCGCTGCGGCTGCTGGCCGCCGCCGGCAACGCCCGCGCGGTGGTGGAGATCGGCACCGGCACCGGAGTGAGCGGGGTCTGGTTGCTGCGCGGCATGCGTGCCGACGGCGTGCTCACCACCATCGACCTGGAGGTGGAACACCAGCGGATCGCCCGGCGGATCTTCGCCGAGGCGGGCTTCGCGGCCGGCCGTACGCGGATCATCACCGGCCGTGCGCTCGAGGTGCTGCCCCGGCTCGCCGACGGCGCGTACGACCTGGTCTTCGTGGACGCGGAGGCGACCGGCTTCCATGCCTGCGTGGAGGCGGCGCTGCGGCTGTTGCGCCCGGGAGGCGTGCTCGCCCTCAACGGCGTCCTCGCGAGCGGCCGGATCGGTGACCCGGCCGCCCGGGACGCGGAGACGGTGACGGTCCGCGAGACGATCAAAGCGGTGCGGGAGTCGGAACACTGGATCCCCGCGCTGCTTCCGGTCGGGCACGGGGTGCTCGCCGCGGTGAAGTGCTGA
- a CDS encoding DUF3117 domain-containing protein — MAAMKPRTGDGPLEVTKEGRGIVMRVPLEGGGRLVVEMTPDEANALGDALKAAAG, encoded by the coding sequence ATGGCGGCGATGAAGCCGCGGACGGGCGACGGTCCGCTGGAAGTCACCAAGGAGGGGCGGGGCATCGTCATGCGGGTCCCGCTGGAGGGCGGTGGCCGGCTCGTCGTCGAGATGACTCCCGACGAGGCCAACGCGCTCGGTGACGCGTTGAAGGCAGCGGCCGGCTGA
- a CDS encoding preprotein translocase subunit TatB, with the protein MFDNLNWWEIGALLLLALLIFGDRLPAVITDGLRLVRNLRNMARNATGDLSRELGTDIQLEDLHPKAFIRKHLLSEEDEAAIRKPLQGVYDNLRADVSGVHDDLKDVASAADPRSNGTRSGTATSSSSAPAPRVSYDDAT; encoded by the coding sequence ATGTTCGACAACCTGAACTGGTGGGAGATCGGGGCGCTGCTGCTCCTGGCGCTGCTGATCTTCGGTGATCGGCTGCCCGCAGTCATCACCGACGGCCTGCGGCTGGTGCGCAATCTGCGCAACATGGCTCGCAACGCCACCGGCGACCTGAGTCGCGAGCTGGGCACCGACATCCAGCTGGAGGATCTGCACCCGAAAGCGTTCATCCGCAAGCACCTCCTCAGCGAGGAGGACGAGGCGGCGATCCGCAAGCCGTTGCAGGGCGTCTACGACAACCTGCGTGCGGACGTCAGCGGCGTGCACGACGACCTGAAGGACGTGGCCAGCGCTGCGGACCCCCGGTCGAACGGGACCCGGTCCGGCACGGCCACCAGCAGCTCCTCGGCGCCGGCGCCCCGCGTCAGCTACGACGACGCCACCTGA
- a CDS encoding S1C family serine protease: MPPVGPSPSWPSPAAGGPGAAGASPWWSDALADPWRDPAAPTAVVVPGVVAAGTEPEPVTDPDAPGRPTLRHLLLIPVITALLAGTLGGALGYAFAVRGGAGGVVLGGAPAEAPALAQRKPESLAGVAERVLPSVVTVRVSSLGGTSEGSGFIATADGHVITNDHVVAGGTGKASVVFNDGTTASATVVGRDPESDIAVIKVSRQGLRPVEFGDSDALAVGDPVLAIGSPLSLANTVTAGIVSALDRTMQAGEPGGPVRYYAAIQTDAAVNHGNSGGPLVDGAGRVVGVNSTIKSLVAEGQEAGNIGLAFAIPINQAKRVTQDIIGTGKARRTVIGARADGPTGAAGGGLRLAEVEPSGPADSAGLKAGDVILKINGRPMTEPTDLTALVRKFAPGSVVTVEFRRGSDRQNTSVTLAADAK, encoded by the coding sequence GTGCCGCCCGTCGGGCCGTCGCCGAGTTGGCCCTCACCGGCCGCGGGCGGGCCGGGCGCGGCCGGTGCTTCGCCCTGGTGGTCGGACGCGCTCGCCGATCCATGGCGGGACCCGGCGGCACCGACCGCGGTGGTGGTGCCCGGGGTGGTGGCAGCCGGCACCGAGCCCGAGCCGGTCACCGATCCGGACGCGCCGGGCCGGCCGACGCTGCGCCACCTGTTGCTCATCCCCGTGATCACCGCGTTGCTGGCCGGCACTCTCGGCGGCGCGCTGGGTTACGCGTTCGCGGTGCGTGGCGGCGCCGGTGGGGTGGTGCTCGGCGGTGCGCCGGCGGAGGCTCCAGCGCTGGCCCAGCGCAAGCCGGAGTCGCTGGCCGGTGTCGCCGAACGTGTCCTGCCCAGCGTGGTCACCGTCCGGGTGAGCAGCCTCGGTGGGACCAGTGAGGGCTCCGGCTTCATCGCCACCGCCGACGGCCATGTGATCACCAACGACCACGTGGTTGCCGGTGGCACTGGCAAGGCCTCGGTGGTCTTCAACGACGGCACCACCGCGTCGGCGACCGTCGTCGGTCGGGACCCGGAGTCGGACATCGCGGTGATCAAGGTAAGTCGTCAAGGGCTGCGGCCGGTGGAGTTCGGTGACTCCGACGCGCTGGCGGTCGGCGACCCGGTGCTCGCCATCGGCTCGCCGCTGTCGCTGGCCAACACGGTCACCGCCGGCATCGTGAGTGCCTTGGACCGGACGATGCAGGCCGGCGAGCCGGGTGGCCCCGTGCGCTACTACGCGGCCATCCAGACCGACGCCGCGGTCAACCACGGCAACTCGGGCGGCCCGTTGGTCGACGGCGCCGGGCGGGTGGTCGGGGTGAACTCCACTATCAAGTCACTGGTCGCCGAGGGGCAGGAGGCGGGCAACATCGGGCTCGCCTTCGCCATCCCGATCAACCAGGCCAAACGGGTGACCCAGGACATCATCGGCACCGGCAAGGCCCGGCGTACGGTGATCGGCGCCCGGGCGGACGGCCCGACCGGGGCCGCCGGGGGTGGCTTGCGACTGGCGGAGGTGGAGCCGTCCGGTCCGGCGGACAGCGCCGGGTTGAAGGCCGGCGATGTGATCCTCAAGATCAATGGACGGCCGATGACCGAGCCGACGGACCTGACCGCGTTGGTCCGGAAATTCGCGCCGGGTTCGGTGGTGACCGTCGAGTTTCGGCGGGGCTCCGACCGGCAGAACACGTCGGTGACTCTCGCCGCGGACGCAAAGTGA
- a CDS encoding HAD family hydrolase codes for MPSYQAVLFDFFGTLTRSVQRGAAHVGTAELIGCPTDTLAEVLDRTYYERATGRLGNAEATLRWVCAQVGVHPSDYAVRAAVASRHRAVRADTWLRADAVPVLAALRQRGLRTGVISDCTHELPAFLPQLAVAPLLDVRVFSVQVGRCKPDPALYLTACQRLGLAPGDCLYVGDGGSQELTGAERAGMTAVRLAAPDLATHLVFNADLDWRGPTLGTLDEVLTLVDSYAEVVGVGGRPG; via the coding sequence ATGCCCAGCTACCAGGCGGTGCTGTTCGACTTCTTCGGCACCCTGACCCGTTCGGTGCAGCGTGGTGCCGCGCACGTCGGCACCGCCGAGTTGATCGGGTGCCCCACCGACACGTTGGCCGAGGTGCTGGACCGCACCTACTACGAGCGGGCCACCGGTCGGCTCGGCAATGCGGAGGCGACCCTTCGCTGGGTATGCGCCCAGGTCGGCGTACACCCCAGCGACTACGCGGTCCGGGCGGCGGTGGCGTCCCGGCACCGGGCGGTCCGCGCGGACACCTGGCTGCGGGCCGACGCGGTGCCGGTGCTGGCGGCCCTGCGCCAGCGCGGCCTGCGCACCGGCGTGATCAGCGACTGCACGCACGAACTGCCTGCCTTCCTGCCACAACTCGCGGTCGCCCCGCTGCTCGACGTGCGGGTCTTCTCCGTGCAGGTCGGCCGATGCAAGCCCGATCCGGCGCTCTACCTGACCGCCTGCCAGCGACTCGGGCTCGCACCGGGGGACTGCCTGTACGTTGGTGACGGCGGCAGCCAGGAGTTGACCGGCGCCGAGCGGGCCGGGATGACCGCCGTCCGCCTCGCCGCGCCGGACCTGGCCACGCACCTGGTCTTCAACGCCGACCTGGACTGGCGTGGCCCCACGCTCGGCACCCTGGACGAGGTGCTCACCCTCGTCGACAGCTACGCCGAGGTGGTGGGCGTCGGCGGCCGGCCAGGCTGA
- a CDS encoding PhzF family phenazine biosynthesis protein yields MSTLAYEIVDVFTDRPFAGNPLAVVFGAEALATEQMQALALEFNLSETVFVLPPTQIGATYRARIFTPVEELPFAGHPSVGAAVTASRRGMFGVGQVTQECAAGVLPIAVTATGATLTGGTPTLGPELDPEPLLEIAGLVADDHIGPAPRVAGCGLEFPYLPVRPESLARAQVNAAAAQRYGVSQVSVFSWDAAAQTAHARVFVPGMGVPEDPATGSAALGLGVWLVATGLLPGEGLSRYAVSQGVEMNRPSALACTVTAANGVAVGATVSGQVVPVARGEITVPPFVG; encoded by the coding sequence ATGTCGACCTTGGCCTACGAGATCGTGGACGTCTTCACCGACCGACCCTTCGCCGGCAACCCGCTGGCCGTGGTGTTCGGCGCGGAGGCGCTGGCAACCGAGCAGATGCAGGCACTCGCGCTGGAGTTCAACCTCTCCGAGACGGTGTTCGTGCTGCCACCGACCCAGATCGGTGCCACCTACCGGGCCAGGATCTTCACCCCGGTCGAGGAGTTGCCGTTCGCCGGGCACCCGAGTGTCGGCGCGGCGGTCACCGCGAGCCGGCGGGGCATGTTCGGTGTGGGGCAGGTCACCCAGGAGTGTGCGGCCGGGGTGCTGCCGATCGCGGTGACCGCGACCGGGGCAACGCTGACCGGTGGCACCCCGACCCTCGGGCCCGAGTTGGACCCGGAGCCGTTGCTGGAGATCGCCGGGCTGGTCGCGGACGACCACATCGGGCCTGCACCACGGGTCGCCGGCTGTGGGCTGGAGTTCCCGTACCTGCCGGTGCGGCCGGAGTCGTTGGCCCGCGCCCAGGTGAACGCGGCGGCGGCACAGCGGTACGGGGTGTCGCAGGTAAGCGTTTTCTCCTGGGACGCGGCGGCGCAAACCGCACACGCCCGGGTCTTCGTGCCGGGGATGGGTGTCCCGGAGGACCCGGCGACCGGCTCGGCGGCGCTCGGCCTCGGTGTCTGGCTGGTGGCGACCGGTCTGCTGCCCGGCGAGGGGTTGTCCCGCTACGCGGTCAGCCAGGGTGTGGAGATGAACCGCCCGTCCGCGCTGGCGTGCACGGTCACCGCGGCGAACGGCGTGGCGGTCGGCGCGACGGTCTCCGGGCAGGTGGTGCCGGTGGCCCGGGGTGAGATCACTGTCCCGCCATTCGTGGGCTGA
- a CDS encoding SigE family RNA polymerase sigma factor translates to MTNEDRTRVGFADFVRAEIAGLTRFAYLLTGDRHHAEDLVQVALARVAVRWERVDDPPAYLRRVLCTQAASWWRWRRARPPERLGGVLPERADRGDDPDLRLVLSVALARLTVRQRAVLVLRYYEDRTETETAALLGCRVGTVKSQTRHALGRLRVLAPELAELVGRTTQEVTR, encoded by the coding sequence TTGACGAATGAGGACCGCACCCGGGTCGGCTTCGCCGACTTCGTCCGGGCCGAAATCGCCGGGCTCACCCGGTTCGCGTACCTGCTGACCGGTGATCGGCACCACGCCGAGGACCTGGTTCAGGTGGCGCTGGCTCGGGTCGCGGTGCGCTGGGAGCGAGTGGACGACCCACCCGCCTACCTGCGTCGGGTGCTCTGCACTCAGGCGGCCAGTTGGTGGCGGTGGCGGCGGGCCCGCCCACCGGAGCGGCTGGGCGGCGTGCTGCCGGAGCGGGCCGACCGGGGTGACGACCCCGACCTGCGGCTGGTGCTGTCAGTGGCGTTGGCCCGGCTGACCGTGCGCCAGCGCGCTGTCCTCGTCCTGCGCTACTACGAGGACCGCACCGAGACCGAGACAGCGGCGCTGCTCGGCTGCCGGGTCGGCACCGTGAAGAGCCAGACCCGGCACGCTCTCGGCCGGCTGCGCGTCCTCGCGCCGGAGCTGGCCGAGCTCGTCGGCCGTACCACGCAGGAGGTGACCCGATGA
- a CDS encoding leucyl aminopeptidase family protein, whose product MLAIRLIAEPDRLDVLVLPVRPADPAAAGDTSAEPVSTAVAPPGGTADEVAALVPAARLTGRAGEIHTQLRPGATPGRLLLLGIGDGDEAAWRTAGAALARSAASETHITIALPAEVTPAAVRGLAEGLLLAPYRFRMTTAGDSPALSDVDLLLADPAAFEATVATARTTAAMTNLARDLTNTPSSVKTPQWFADQVASAAADLPDLRLRVRGPDELAAEGFGGILAVGGGSASGPRLVELDWHPADARTHVVLIGKGITFDTGGISIKPVPAMKLMRKDMAGAAAVVAATLGAAALRLPIRVTTLAPLAENMVSGSAFRPGDVIRHYGGTTSETTNSDAEGRLVLADALAYAVQQLEPDLLLDLATLTGANSVALGKRTAALYSENDQLAADVLAAAEAAGESAWRMPLHNDYVEYLGSEIADLYSAPAQGAGSVLAALYLREFTGELRDRWLHLDMSAPSWADGDHAEISRGATGWGVRWLLRWLASTSETRS is encoded by the coding sequence GTGCTCGCCATCCGTCTCATCGCCGAGCCCGACCGGCTCGACGTCCTCGTACTGCCTGTCCGCCCCGCTGATCCGGCGGCGGCAGGCGACACCTCGGCCGAGCCCGTGTCGACCGCCGTGGCACCCCCCGGCGGCACGGCCGACGAGGTCGCCGCGTTGGTGCCGGCGGCCCGACTGACCGGCCGAGCCGGCGAAATCCACACTCAACTGCGCCCCGGGGCTACTCCCGGCCGGCTACTGCTGCTCGGCATCGGCGACGGCGACGAGGCGGCCTGGCGGACGGCCGGCGCCGCCCTGGCCCGCTCCGCAGCGAGTGAGACGCATATCACCATCGCCCTGCCGGCCGAGGTGACCCCGGCCGCGGTACGCGGGTTGGCCGAGGGGCTGCTGCTCGCCCCGTACCGGTTCCGGATGACCACGGCAGGCGACTCCCCGGCGCTCAGCGACGTCGATCTGCTGCTCGCCGACCCGGCGGCCTTCGAGGCCACCGTCGCCACGGCCCGGACCACCGCGGCGATGACCAACCTCGCCCGTGACCTGACCAACACCCCCTCCTCGGTGAAGACCCCGCAGTGGTTCGCCGACCAGGTGGCGTCCGCCGCGGCCGACCTGCCCGACCTGCGACTGCGGGTCCGTGGCCCGGACGAGCTGGCCGCCGAGGGCTTCGGTGGAATCCTCGCCGTGGGCGGCGGTTCGGCCAGCGGCCCCCGGCTCGTCGAGCTGGACTGGCATCCGGCCGACGCCCGCACGCACGTGGTGCTGATCGGCAAGGGCATCACCTTCGACACCGGCGGCATCTCGATCAAGCCGGTGCCGGCGATGAAACTGATGCGCAAGGACATGGCCGGCGCCGCCGCGGTCGTCGCCGCCACCCTTGGCGCCGCCGCGCTGCGACTGCCGATCCGGGTCACCACGCTGGCCCCGCTCGCCGAGAACATGGTCAGCGGCTCGGCGTTCCGCCCCGGCGACGTCATCCGGCACTACGGCGGCACGACCAGCGAGACGACCAACTCCGACGCCGAGGGCCGACTGGTCCTCGCCGACGCTCTGGCGTACGCGGTGCAGCAGCTCGAACCGGACCTGCTGCTCGACCTGGCCACCCTCACCGGTGCCAACTCGGTGGCGCTGGGCAAGCGCACCGCCGCCCTGTACAGCGAGAACGACCAACTGGCCGCCGACGTGCTGGCCGCGGCCGAGGCGGCCGGCGAGTCGGCGTGGCGGATGCCCCTGCACAACGACTACGTCGAGTACCTGGGCAGCGAGATCGCGGACCTCTACAGCGCACCGGCACAGGGTGCCGGCTCGGTGTTGGCCGCGCTCTACCTTCGCGAGTTCACCGGCGAACTACGGGACCGTTGGCTGCACCTGGACATGTCGGCCCCGTCCTGGGCGGACGGCGATCACGCCGAGATCAGCCGCGGCGCCACCGGCTGGGGCGTCCGGTGGTTGCTGCGGTGGCTGGCCAGCACTTCCGAAACGCGCTCGTAG
- a CDS encoding DMT family transporter, translated as MTPPAHRPSPDLLTTGAVGLAVVAVSSSAPLIAYAAAPALAIAFWRNLLAVAVLSPVSLARRRAEFRRLTVGVGRREGLFCVLSGVALAGHFATWVPSAQLTTVATSTALVATQPVWQGLIARAQGRRLPPVVWIGIAVAVGGAAIATGTDVGVSGRAVLGDALALTGGLFAAVYTALGERARASISTTTYTTICYGICALLLLVMCLIGGVRLTGFDGRTWLAILALVVGAQLLGHSMFNYALQKISATTVSVLILLEAPGAALLGWAWLGQLPRPYALLGMALLLVGVAVVVLGGGRAARRAAPTALPADPTPLDD; from the coding sequence GTGACCCCACCTGCACACCGGCCGTCCCCGGACCTGCTGACCACCGGCGCGGTCGGCCTGGCCGTGGTCGCCGTGTCGTCGTCCGCGCCGCTGATCGCGTACGCCGCCGCACCCGCGCTGGCCATCGCGTTCTGGCGCAACCTGCTCGCGGTGGCCGTGTTGAGCCCCGTCTCGCTGGCCCGGCGCCGTGCCGAGTTCCGCAGGCTGACCGTGGGTGTGGGCCGGCGCGAGGGGTTGTTCTGCGTCCTCTCCGGGGTCGCGCTGGCCGGGCACTTCGCCACCTGGGTACCGAGCGCCCAGCTCACCACGGTCGCCACGTCCACCGCCCTGGTCGCCACCCAGCCGGTCTGGCAGGGGCTGATCGCCCGCGCCCAGGGGCGTCGACTCCCCCCGGTGGTGTGGATCGGCATCGCGGTCGCGGTCGGCGGCGCGGCGATCGCCACCGGGACGGACGTGGGCGTCTCCGGCCGGGCGGTCCTCGGCGACGCGCTCGCGCTGACCGGCGGCTTGTTCGCCGCCGTCTACACCGCCCTCGGTGAGCGGGCCCGCGCCAGCATCAGCACCACCACCTACACCACCATCTGCTACGGGATCTGCGCGCTGCTCCTGCTGGTCATGTGCCTGATCGGCGGCGTACGGCTGACCGGGTTCGACGGGCGGACCTGGCTGGCCATCCTCGCCCTGGTGGTCGGCGCCCAACTGCTCGGGCACTCGATGTTCAACTACGCCCTGCAGAAGATCTCGGCGACCACGGTGAGCGTGCTGATCCTGCTGGAGGCGCCCGGCGCGGCCCTGCTCGGCTGGGCCTGGCTGGGTCAGCTGCCCCGCCCGTACGCGCTGCTCGGGATGGCGTTGCTGCTGGTCGGAGTGGCGGTGGTGGTGCTCGGGGGTGGCCGGGCCGCCCGCCGGGCCGCTCCCACCGCGCTGCCGGCCGACCCGACTCCACTGGACGACTGA